One part of the Thermococcus litoralis DSM 5473 genome encodes these proteins:
- a CDS encoding DUF1667 domain-containing protein, translating into MGCTVEVEVENGRVKEVSGHKCPRGKEWAIEEVISPKRVVMSVIKVKDGKLPTVSVKTDKPVPKDKIPELMKLLAKIEVKAPVEVGQVILEKPLNLDMKVVATREVDSA; encoded by the coding sequence ATGGGATGCACAGTTGAAGTGGAAGTCGAAAATGGTAGAGTTAAAGAAGTAAGCGGTCACAAATGCCCCAGGGGAAAAGAGTGGGCAATTGAAGAGGTCATAAGCCCAAAAAGGGTTGTAATGAGTGTAATAAAGGTTAAAGATGGCAAGCTGCCCACGGTGAGTGTTAAGACCGACAAGCCAGTTCCCAAAGACAAGATACCCGAGCTTATGAAACTGCTTGCAAAGATTGAGGTTAAAGCACCTGTAGAGGTTGGTCAAGTAATCTTAGAGAAACCTCTAAATTTGGACATGAAAGTAGTCGCAACCAGAGAAGTCGATTCAGCTTGA
- a CDS encoding NAD(P)/FAD-dependent oxidoreductase, which yields MYDTIIIGGGPAGLAAAVKAKKLGLKVLLLDENEFLGGILPQCIHPGFGLHYFKEELTGPEFAHRFIREINELNIEHYTNAYVLEIENYSDLEKKVVFSSPEGVKEVWGKTIIYAAGARERHAFEIGIVGDRVAGIYTAGEAQTLMDIYGVMPGKEVVIVGSGDVGLIMARRFALEGAKVKAVIELMPYPGGLARNVMILRDFEIPLYLSHKVVEVRGRKRVEKVKVVKVDENLKEISGSGFWIECDTLLISAGLIPNVKLLKKIGAQIDPLNGGPIVNELLETTIPGIFVAGNALLINDLVDYVAEQGELAALGAKEFIENQGIPSRKWIKLKRGSNVRILAPHYISGERDVYIYARVSRPMENVRVTFPEIRKELRLPVVKPSEMLRIKLKAEEIQKAGKEITMEVEKGEV from the coding sequence ATCTATGACACCATAATTATTGGTGGAGGTCCAGCGGGTTTAGCCGCTGCAGTTAAGGCAAAGAAGCTCGGCCTAAAAGTTCTTCTGTTAGATGAAAATGAATTCTTGGGAGGTATTTTGCCTCAATGCATACACCCCGGATTTGGATTGCACTACTTCAAAGAGGAACTTACCGGGCCGGAATTTGCACATAGGTTTATCAGAGAGATAAACGAACTGAACATAGAGCACTATACCAATGCATACGTTCTTGAGATTGAGAACTACTCCGACTTGGAGAAGAAGGTTGTCTTTTCTTCTCCGGAAGGCGTGAAGGAGGTGTGGGGGAAGACAATAATTTATGCTGCCGGGGCAAGGGAAAGGCACGCTTTCGAGATAGGCATTGTGGGAGATAGAGTTGCAGGCATTTATACGGCTGGAGAGGCTCAAACTTTAATGGACATTTATGGTGTAATGCCCGGAAAAGAAGTGGTTATAGTTGGCTCTGGTGACGTTGGCTTAATAATGGCGCGCCGCTTTGCCTTAGAAGGAGCAAAAGTAAAGGCGGTCATTGAGCTCATGCCCTACCCCGGCGGTCTTGCAAGGAACGTTATGATTCTCAGAGACTTTGAAATTCCTCTTTACTTGAGTCACAAGGTCGTGGAAGTTAGAGGAAGGAAAAGAGTGGAGAAAGTAAAAGTAGTTAAAGTCGATGAAAACCTGAAAGAAATCTCAGGGAGTGGATTCTGGATCGAATGTGATACACTGCTTATTTCAGCAGGGCTAATACCAAACGTGAAGCTTCTCAAAAAGATAGGGGCTCAAATAGACCCCCTAAACGGAGGACCTATAGTTAATGAACTCCTAGAAACCACCATCCCGGGAATATTTGTGGCGGGAAATGCCCTCTTGATAAACGACCTCGTGGATTACGTAGCGGAACAAGGGGAGCTGGCAGCTTTAGGTGCCAAGGAGTTCATCGAAAACCAAGGAATTCCCTCAAGAAAGTGGATAAAGCTGAAAAGAGGCTCAAATGTCAGAATTTTGGCTCCACATTACATAAGCGGGGAGAGGGACGTTTATATTTATGCGAGGGTCTCCAGACCAATGGAAAACGTTAGAGTAACTTTTCCAGAAATCAGAAAGGAACTAAGACTTCCGGTGGTTAAACCCTCCGAGATGCTCAGAATAAAGCTCAAAGCCGAGGAAATACAAAAAGCCGGGAAAGAGATAACCATGGAGGTGGAGAAGGGTGAGGTATAA
- a CDS encoding NAD(P)/FAD-dependent oxidoreductase, with product MKTRVAIIGAGISGASIARVLSKYENLEVHLIEKNADVGWGVSKANTALIHGGYDDDPEKYPMRAKLCIKGNRLWHEWVKELEIPHIWNGALIVALRDEDFKELEGLLERGRKNGVPEMIIVDKEELFHLEPNLNPEALGGLWVPIVGQIGPIPAVIAIVENAVANGVKLHLETEVRGIKVEGGEVKGVETNNGFIEADIIINAAGLYADEISRMVGVNDFEIHPRKGEYWIFDEDIPGPRRVLFPTPTPKSKGVVVTTEISGHLMIGPNAQDLPKEEKENLATTREGLEEVWKKAKELWPNLPPRSKVIRTFAGLRPEPTGGDFIIRAEKEVWGFINVAGIRSPGLTSAPAIAYEVVEIIRRDLGINLVEKGKWNPYRKKITHFFMLQPEKANELVKENPSYGKIVCRCNHVSEGDILEAIERMKFIGVKTPSIDSIKVRTKATSGTCQGSFCRVRIARILAREYGVDLWNVTLKGKGSEIGIGDVKVLLRGEVE from the coding sequence ATGAAGACCAGAGTTGCCATAATAGGTGCTGGAATAAGTGGTGCGAGTATAGCGCGCGTCTTGAGCAAATATGAGAACCTGGAAGTTCATCTAATAGAGAAGAACGCCGACGTAGGATGGGGCGTGAGCAAAGCAAACACCGCTTTGATACACGGTGGCTACGATGATGACCCAGAGAAATATCCCATGAGGGCAAAGCTTTGCATAAAGGGTAACCGCCTCTGGCATGAGTGGGTAAAAGAACTTGAGATTCCTCACATCTGGAATGGTGCACTGATAGTTGCCCTAAGGGATGAAGACTTCAAGGAACTTGAGGGGCTCTTAGAGAGGGGGAGAAAAAACGGAGTTCCTGAGATGATAATTGTAGACAAAGAAGAGCTTTTCCATCTGGAGCCTAACCTGAATCCAGAGGCTCTTGGTGGGCTTTGGGTTCCTATAGTTGGTCAGATAGGCCCAATACCAGCGGTTATTGCAATAGTAGAGAATGCCGTGGCAAATGGAGTGAAGCTTCACCTGGAAACAGAGGTTAGAGGGATAAAAGTTGAAGGAGGAGAAGTGAAAGGCGTTGAAACTAACAACGGCTTCATTGAGGCGGATATAATCATAAATGCCGCAGGGCTGTATGCGGATGAGATCTCCAGAATGGTAGGAGTGAATGACTTTGAGATTCACCCAAGAAAAGGCGAATACTGGATTTTTGATGAAGACATACCCGGCCCAAGAAGGGTTCTCTTCCCCACACCAACGCCAAAGAGCAAGGGTGTAGTTGTTACCACGGAGATAAGCGGTCATCTGATGATAGGGCCGAATGCTCAAGATTTGCCAAAAGAAGAGAAGGAAAACCTAGCAACAACTAGGGAGGGACTCGAAGAGGTCTGGAAGAAAGCCAAGGAGCTCTGGCCGAACTTGCCTCCAAGGAGCAAGGTAATAAGGACATTTGCCGGATTGAGGCCTGAACCTACAGGAGGGGACTTCATCATAAGGGCGGAAAAGGAAGTTTGGGGATTTATCAACGTTGCTGGCATTCGCTCTCCAGGTTTAACGAGCGCTCCGGCCATAGCGTACGAGGTTGTGGAGATCATCCGGCGTGACCTCGGAATTAATCTCGTGGAAAAGGGGAAGTGGAACCCGTACAGGAAGAAGATAACGCACTTCTTCATGCTCCAGCCGGAGAAGGCGAACGAGCTGGTAAAGGAGAACCCCTCCTACGGAAAGATAGTGTGTAGATGCAACCATGTCAGCGAAGGAGACATCCTTGAGGCCATCGAAAGGATGAAGTTCATAGGCGTCAAAACTCCCAGCATCGACTCAATCAAAGTAAGGACAAAAGCCACAAGCGGGACATGTCAGGGAAGCTTCTGCAGGGTAAGAATAGCCAGAATACTAGCGAGAGAATATGGAGTAGACCTTTGGAACGTGACCCTCAAAGGAAAGGGAAGCGAAATTGGTATTGGAGATGTAAAGGTTCTCCTTAGGGGTGAAGTAGAGTGA